In Blautia wexlerae DSM 19850, a single window of DNA contains:
- a CDS encoding AraC family transcriptional regulator — translation MQNQQPSTLKEIRVHGTQDFPCAFYQTGTRIRGNMVKHHWHEEVELLYFSGGEFCLEINMERFEISEECFYFINPGELHSISVEKNGGCVENAVVFHMDMLSSAYALDQIQTNLIQPVQNGSIQFPRCLRKNEPAFEPVRKSYEEIRNVFGGDSFRENYYDGEAVTDDITRQLFIKSALLRILAVLSANNLFEVTEKNHDRRIETIKTTLTYIQENYKEKIYIRDLADLIGMNEQYFCRFFKKVIGRSPMEYVNEYRIKKAIHYLKESDLTVTEICLECGYNNLGNFLREFRKYTSTTPLQYRRHLLKETQ, via the coding sequence ATGCAGAATCAACAACCATCAACTTTAAAGGAAATACGTGTCCATGGCACGCAGGACTTTCCCTGTGCATTTTATCAGACAGGAACCAGGATAAGAGGAAATATGGTGAAGCACCACTGGCATGAAGAAGTAGAACTGCTTTATTTTTCGGGTGGAGAGTTCTGCCTGGAAATCAATATGGAGCGTTTTGAAATTTCGGAGGAATGTTTTTATTTTATTAATCCCGGGGAACTGCACAGTATTTCTGTTGAAAAAAACGGCGGCTGTGTGGAAAATGCGGTGGTTTTTCATATGGATATGCTAAGCTCTGCATATGCTCTGGATCAGATTCAGACTAATCTGATCCAGCCGGTGCAAAATGGCAGTATCCAGTTTCCGAGATGTCTGCGAAAGAATGAACCGGCATTTGAACCGGTAAGAAAATCTTATGAAGAAATCCGTAATGTATTTGGCGGAGATTCTTTCCGGGAGAATTATTATGACGGCGAGGCGGTTACGGATGATATCACCCGACAGTTGTTTATCAAATCAGCGCTGCTTCGGATTCTGGCAGTTCTGTCTGCGAATAATCTGTTTGAGGTAACGGAGAAGAATCATGACCGTCGGATTGAGACGATCAAGACCACTCTGACTTATATTCAGGAGAACTATAAAGAGAAGATATATATTCGTGATCTGGCGGATCTGATTGGAATGAATGAACAGTATTTTTGCAGATTCTTTAAGAAAGTTATCGGACGTTCGCCTATGGAATATGTGAACGAGTACAGGATTAAGAAAGCAATCCATTATCTGAAAGAATCAGATCTGACAGTTACGGAAATCTGTCTGGAATGTGGATATAATAATCTGGGAAACTTTCTCAGGGAGTTCAGGAAATATACATCAACAACACCACTGCAGTACCGCAGACATTTACTAAAAGAAACACAGTAA